One segment of Streptomyces sp. NBC_01463 DNA contains the following:
- a CDS encoding bifunctional serine/threonine-protein kinase/ABC transporter substrate-binding protein — translation MEKLRPSDPPRIGGHRLLGRLGAGGMGVVYLGRTDTGALAAIKVILPEYAADDDFRTRFRREVEAARRVESPWAVPVTGAETEGEHPWLATAFVPGPALAEAVARCGPLPARSVRVLGRLLARALTAVHAAGLVHRDVKPGNVLLTVDGPRLIDFGIARAADATALTATGLVVGTPGFLSPEQATGDGTAAGPASDVFSLGCLLAYAATGRPPYGSGAVEALLYRTVHDEPDLAGVDDPGLHALLTALLAKDPGARPTAAELDTRITEDAPHGTVDWLPEDVVALIADRSAAMLELPGIDPTLAAEGAAASATGPSRRGVLLFAGAAAVAVTGAAFAVREWLVEDTDIHAIAKPGERAWTIGVQADLTGPRKAAGQAQERGVRLAVEQFNARKDKPFTLSVKALDDGGDTARAVKAAGQFARDRDVLAVVGPTGDAATEAVLGTYDEAMLPLITVSSLQLTYAARSRKSFFQAAPSEAVLAQPVIRRLVLRPDVERLGVLLDRAGGQSAYQVGYLTNLMTGQITTGTTYPRVIPAGTRDLAPVVEDMLAHASDALFYAGDTAGAARTARALAATGFKGPRMAMHTAMDARFLADAGQAAENWEFTAPYLDATTPAAGKFAAAHRAAHDTAPAHWAAEAYDAAGIVIAAVTALAKGPAGPKRPARSAIVTRIAASSYRGVSRTYAFDEDHRLKGDDAYLYGVRDGRYVYLGAAPKATA, via the coding sequence ATGGAGAAGCTGCGCCCCTCCGACCCCCCGCGGATCGGCGGACACCGGCTGCTCGGGCGGCTCGGTGCCGGCGGCATGGGAGTCGTCTACCTCGGCCGCACGGACACCGGCGCCCTGGCCGCGATCAAGGTGATCCTGCCCGAGTACGCCGCCGACGACGACTTCCGGACCCGGTTCAGGCGCGAGGTCGAGGCCGCCCGCCGGGTGGAGAGCCCCTGGGCCGTGCCGGTCACCGGCGCCGAGACGGAGGGCGAACACCCCTGGCTGGCCACCGCGTTCGTGCCCGGCCCCGCGCTGGCGGAGGCCGTCGCCCGCTGCGGCCCGCTGCCCGCGCGCAGCGTCCGGGTGCTCGGGCGGCTGCTCGCCCGCGCCCTGACCGCCGTGCACGCGGCGGGCCTCGTCCACCGCGACGTCAAGCCCGGCAACGTCCTGCTGACCGTCGACGGGCCGCGCCTGATCGACTTCGGCATCGCCCGGGCCGCCGACGCCACCGCGCTCACCGCCACCGGCCTCGTGGTCGGGACCCCGGGCTTCCTCTCGCCGGAACAGGCCACCGGGGACGGCACGGCCGCCGGACCCGCGAGCGACGTCTTCTCCCTCGGCTGCCTCCTGGCGTACGCCGCGACCGGAAGGCCCCCCTACGGCAGCGGGGCCGTCGAGGCACTGCTCTACCGGACCGTCCACGACGAGCCCGATCTCGCGGGGGTCGACGACCCCGGACTCCACGCGCTGCTCACCGCCCTGCTGGCCAAGGACCCCGGCGCACGGCCCACCGCGGCGGAGCTCGACACCCGGATCACCGAGGACGCGCCCCACGGCACCGTCGACTGGCTGCCCGAGGACGTCGTGGCGCTCATCGCCGACCGGTCCGCCGCCATGCTGGAGCTGCCCGGCATCGACCCCACGCTCGCGGCGGAAGGGGCGGCCGCGTCCGCCACCGGTCCCAGCCGGCGCGGGGTCCTGCTGTTCGCCGGCGCCGCGGCGGTGGCTGTGACGGGCGCCGCGTTCGCCGTCCGGGAGTGGCTGGTCGAGGACACGGACATCCACGCCATCGCCAAACCCGGCGAGCGGGCCTGGACCATCGGTGTGCAGGCCGATCTGACGGGGCCGCGGAAAGCCGCGGGACAGGCCCAGGAGCGCGGGGTCCGGCTGGCCGTCGAGCAGTTCAACGCCCGCAAGGACAAACCCTTCACACTCTCCGTCAAGGCGCTCGACGACGGGGGCGACACCGCCCGCGCGGTGAAGGCCGCCGGGCAGTTCGCCCGCGACCGCGATGTGCTCGCCGTCGTCGGCCCGACCGGTGACGCCGCGACGGAGGCCGTCCTCGGCACGTACGACGAGGCGATGCTGCCCCTCATCACCGTGTCCTCGCTCCAGCTCACCTACGCCGCCCGGTCCAGGAAGTCGTTCTTCCAGGCGGCGCCATCCGAAGCGGTCCTGGCCCAGCCGGTCATCAGACGGCTCGTGCTGCGGCCCGATGTCGAACGGCTCGGCGTGCTGCTCGACCGGGCCGGCGGCCAGTCCGCCTACCAGGTCGGCTACCTGACCAATCTGATGACCGGCCAGATCACCACCGGGACCACCTATCCGCGGGTCATCCCGGCCGGCACGCGGGACCTGGCACCCGTGGTCGAGGACATGCTCGCGCACGCCAGCGACGCCCTCTTCTACGCCGGGGACACCGCCGGCGCCGCCCGCACCGCACGCGCTCTGGCGGCCACCGGCTTCAAGGGCCCCCGGATGGCCATGCACACGGCGATGGACGCACGCTTCCTCGCGGACGCCGGACAGGCCGCCGAGAACTGGGAGTTCACCGCGCCCTACCTCGACGCGACGACACCCGCGGCCGGGAAGTTCGCCGCGGCCCACCGCGCCGCCCACGACACCGCGCCCGCGCACTGGGCCGCCGAGGCGTACGACGCGGCCGGGATCGTGATCGCCGCCGTGACCGCCCTCGCCAAAGGACCGGCAGGTCCGAAGCGCCCGGCCCGCAGCGCGATCGTCACGAGGATCGCCGCATCCTCGTACCGGGGCGTCTCGCGCACGTACGCCTTCGACGAGGACCACCGGCTCAAGGGCGACGACGCCTACCTCTACGGCGTGCGGGACGGGCGCTACGTGTACCTCGGCGCCGCGCCGAAGGCCACGGCCTGA